Proteins found in one Brevibacillus brevis genomic segment:
- a CDS encoding GNAT family N-acetyltransferase yields the protein MAITLRKLTEFSEIEQLEGMEGKIWDPSSAIPHHMTLTMQKFGGLFLGAFDGEEMIGFLYSFPGFTNGEPHLCSHMLGFLPEYRKQGLGVQMKWLQKEEAAAAGYSKITWTYDPLETVNGVLNIAKLGGIVRTYLPNCYGELDDDFNRGLPTDRFLVEWMIGSDRVESRQAGKNLIPSLEQAPDLLRLEIKNGIPYPVEIDLSREEPIVLLPVPAFFQDVKRADMTVASMWREMTRELFTVYFAKGYVVTNIIRDESIVRYVLEKQPLTDILGVSSSLS from the coding sequence ATGGCAATCACATTGCGAAAGTTGACCGAATTCAGTGAAATTGAGCAATTAGAAGGAATGGAAGGAAAAATATGGGACCCTTCTAGTGCTATTCCTCACCATATGACACTCACGATGCAAAAGTTTGGCGGTCTGTTTTTAGGGGCATTCGATGGCGAGGAAATGATCGGCTTCTTGTACAGCTTCCCGGGCTTTACCAACGGAGAACCCCATCTTTGTTCGCACATGCTCGGCTTTTTGCCAGAGTATCGCAAGCAAGGGCTAGGTGTACAAATGAAATGGCTGCAAAAGGAAGAAGCGGCAGCAGCAGGCTATTCCAAAATTACATGGACGTACGACCCGCTTGAGACGGTAAACGGTGTTCTGAACATCGCCAAGCTCGGCGGAATTGTTCGAACCTATTTGCCAAACTGCTACGGAGAGCTCGATGACGACTTTAATCGCGGACTGCCGACAGACCGTTTCCTCGTGGAATGGATGATCGGAAGCGATCGTGTGGAATCCCGTCAGGCAGGAAAGAACCTTATTCCCTCTTTAGAACAGGCGCCAGACCTGTTGCGTCTGGAAATCAAGAATGGTATTCCATATCCTGTCGAAATCGACTTGTCACGCGAAGAGCCTATCGTGCTGCTGCCTGTCCCTGCCTTCTTCCAGGATGTTAAACGAGCTGATATGACCGTCGCTTCCATGTGGCGAGAGATGACCCGCGAATTGTTTACGGTCTATTTTGCCAAAGGTTATGTCGTTACGAATATCATCCGAGATGAATCCATCGTTCGTTACGTCTTAGAAAAGCAGCCGTTGACTGATATTTTAGGTGTCTCATCCTCTCTATCCTAG
- a CDS encoding NAD(P)/FAD-dependent oxidoreductase produces MNPSQYKYDVIIIGGGPSGLMSAIAASGQGARVCLVEKGSKLGRKLIISGGGRCNVTNAKEQDELIKQMPGNGRFMYSALTQFGNREIIQFFEELGVSLKEEDRGRMFPVTDKAVTVAQALIDLLKQRGASIHLNAPVKEVLYSEGRVGGIMLQSGEKITAPCVIIAVGGCSVPQTGSTGDGYAWAKTAGHTITELYPTEVPLTANDSFIRDKSIQGLSLRDITMTLYAPNGKKINTQEGDMIFTHFGISGPASLRMGHYVSVSQRKYGAVPLSLTIDLMPDKTAEEIMSESWQLIEEQPKKAVKNAIKGFLPERIIPLLLAMAGISDETTYSHMKKQEWSKFTSLIKAFPLTITGTLSLEEAFITGGGVSVKEIDPRTMRSKLMDGLYFAGEVMDVHAHTGGYNITIAFSSGHSAGTHSAQEAFEFFYENDV; encoded by the coding sequence ATGAATCCATCACAATACAAGTATGACGTTATCATCATCGGCGGCGGCCCCTCTGGGCTGATGTCTGCTATTGCTGCTTCTGGCCAAGGAGCAAGAGTTTGTCTCGTGGAAAAAGGCTCAAAGCTCGGACGCAAGCTCATCATATCTGGCGGCGGTCGTTGCAATGTAACCAATGCGAAGGAACAAGATGAATTGATCAAACAAATGCCGGGTAATGGCCGCTTCATGTACAGTGCTCTCACCCAATTCGGCAACCGAGAGATTATCCAGTTTTTTGAGGAGTTGGGGGTCTCGTTAAAAGAAGAGGATCGCGGTCGCATGTTTCCGGTCACAGATAAAGCCGTTACAGTCGCCCAAGCGTTGATTGATTTGTTGAAGCAAAGAGGTGCCAGTATTCATTTAAATGCCCCTGTAAAAGAAGTTCTCTATTCGGAAGGCAGAGTCGGTGGCATCATGCTCCAGTCTGGTGAAAAAATTACCGCGCCTTGTGTGATTATTGCCGTTGGGGGTTGTTCTGTACCACAGACAGGATCTACAGGCGATGGCTATGCTTGGGCGAAAACAGCCGGGCATACAATCACAGAACTGTATCCTACTGAAGTACCGCTTACAGCCAATGACTCTTTTATTCGCGATAAATCGATCCAGGGTCTGTCGCTGCGTGACATCACGATGACGTTGTACGCGCCCAATGGGAAAAAGATAAATACACAGGAAGGCGACATGATCTTCACTCATTTCGGAATATCAGGCCCCGCCTCTCTGCGCATGGGACATTATGTCTCTGTGTCGCAACGAAAATACGGAGCGGTTCCTCTATCTCTGACGATCGATCTCATGCCTGACAAAACAGCCGAGGAAATCATGTCGGAAAGCTGGCAACTGATCGAGGAACAGCCAAAAAAGGCAGTAAAAAATGCAATCAAAGGCTTCCTGCCTGAACGGATTATCCCACTCTTGCTTGCCATGGCAGGAATTTCGGATGAAACGACCTACAGCCATATGAAGAAACAGGAGTGGAGCAAGTTCACGAGCTTGATCAAAGCTTTTCCACTTACCATTACGGGGACGCTCTCTCTCGAGGAAGCGTTCATTACAGGTGGCGGTGTGAGTGTAAAAGAGATCGATCCACGTACGATGAGATCCAAACTCATGGATGGGTTATATTTTGCTGGAGAGGTCATGGACGTCCACGCCCATACCGGCGGCTACAACATCACCATCGCCTTTTCGTCTGGCCATTCTGCAGGTACGCATAGTGCGCAGGAAGCATTTGAATTTTTTTACGAGAATGACGTTTAG
- a CDS encoding septation ring formation regulator EzrA yields the protein MKRKLFMLCLAGMLLYTNPAYATPFPDKKDEVVQDADNYLKKEDRTAFANSLNGIPGSYKVVVVESTAPEAESPDIYAQKLFDNYNLADDALMIVLDMNTEQLGIYAGPSLQEKGATMAMLHEKIASFYDAFRTQKQYLTGIQTVIAEVNRELSRIESKQATAKPDATDASKAGESESSSTLGGIPWWIYLVGAVFAGLSIGLIYAMIRRRAIFAQVDDVEDWKEELVEKINVIEVEKPLRRSSGMTEVRYHHLADKKENLLRIRIPDVEMMILDAEEACDRFRFTLALGMLNEAREAISKIEEELDELKTDTSKVAVTKQENKVVVPEIGKQVEQMERRLSDLRLEYGLSFHELKASLDEVDTMRKLVKTARAAGDDIAAYETTQKAQQVLEQVGQAMELIPKLVQRVKKELPEEFKHLEEGIEQAVRDGFQLKQDSFDNALLQAKQLVMSAKSALEEGSLEMVLTHVKAFEVLIDATYQAIEDGVLARDEAAATVYAEVESEPQAEVNQGKDEKEFVQEEKRAEVGEAEQDDSLQQVAATSAPVEPEIRTPEPTLASETAHSNSEEDPAKPTPFQQTKVEEEQAVRGKASELSEAERSVLLQAIPQLFNKKAQKPAPAAKAEEPVYEEEEYELVMPKSQPEQEEMILEEEEQAYLVIETEDDALDELERISNTLVRLRQQIKRSYLPGIPDQLKYMFEEVVQTLGRVQMIMEQYRYDLEEVAMLIQDASDLVGETERMAERIITTCQMAEGAIQYTNRYRRQNRQVNDLLTKAEISFRQLAFAEAYQLAEEARLVIEGAPTEDDNGWLLRRKKKG from the coding sequence GTGAAACGAAAACTATTCATGCTCTGTTTGGCAGGCATGTTGTTATATACGAATCCGGCTTATGCAACGCCGTTTCCAGATAAAAAAGACGAAGTTGTTCAGGACGCTGACAACTATTTGAAAAAAGAAGACAGAACGGCCTTTGCAAATTCTTTGAACGGGATACCCGGCAGCTACAAAGTCGTGGTAGTGGAAAGCACTGCACCGGAAGCTGAATCTCCAGATATTTACGCGCAAAAGCTGTTTGACAATTACAATTTGGCCGATGATGCACTGATGATCGTACTTGACATGAACACCGAGCAGCTGGGGATTTATGCCGGTCCTTCATTGCAGGAAAAAGGTGCCACGATGGCAATGCTGCATGAAAAGATCGCGTCTTTTTATGACGCATTCCGCACACAAAAGCAGTATTTGACCGGTATACAAACTGTAATCGCGGAAGTAAACAGGGAGCTTAGCCGTATTGAAAGCAAGCAAGCAACAGCAAAACCGGATGCGACCGACGCTAGTAAAGCGGGAGAGAGCGAAAGCAGTAGCACACTCGGAGGGATTCCCTGGTGGATCTATCTGGTTGGTGCGGTATTTGCTGGGCTATCGATCGGTTTGATTTACGCAATGATCAGACGTCGTGCTATTTTTGCCCAAGTAGACGATGTAGAGGATTGGAAGGAAGAGCTCGTTGAGAAGATCAATGTCATTGAGGTGGAAAAACCGCTTCGCCGTTCCAGCGGCATGACAGAAGTACGTTACCACCACTTGGCTGACAAAAAAGAAAACCTGCTGCGCATTCGCATCCCAGATGTGGAAATGATGATTCTCGATGCAGAAGAGGCTTGCGATCGTTTCCGTTTTACATTGGCACTTGGCATGCTGAATGAGGCGAGAGAGGCCATTTCAAAAATTGAAGAAGAGCTTGATGAGCTGAAAACTGACACTTCCAAAGTGGCCGTTACCAAGCAAGAAAACAAGGTTGTTGTTCCTGAGATCGGAAAACAAGTGGAACAGATGGAACGACGCTTGTCCGATTTGCGCTTGGAGTACGGATTGTCTTTCCATGAATTGAAAGCATCGCTGGATGAAGTAGACACGATGCGAAAACTCGTGAAAACAGCGCGGGCGGCAGGGGATGACATTGCCGCCTACGAAACCACACAAAAAGCTCAGCAAGTCTTGGAGCAGGTAGGACAAGCGATGGAGCTCATTCCAAAGCTTGTGCAACGCGTGAAAAAGGAATTGCCGGAAGAATTCAAGCATCTGGAGGAAGGAATTGAGCAGGCCGTTCGTGACGGCTTTCAATTAAAGCAGGATTCCTTTGACAATGCTCTTTTGCAGGCAAAGCAATTGGTCATGTCTGCGAAGAGCGCTTTGGAAGAGGGAAGCCTGGAAATGGTGTTGACCCATGTCAAAGCGTTCGAAGTGCTCATTGATGCGACGTATCAAGCGATAGAAGATGGTGTTCTTGCTCGTGATGAAGCCGCAGCGACGGTGTATGCAGAAGTTGAATCGGAACCACAAGCAGAAGTGAATCAAGGTAAGGATGAAAAAGAATTTGTGCAGGAAGAAAAGAGAGCAGAGGTAGGAGAGGCGGAACAGGATGATTCCCTACAGCAAGTAGCTGCGACATCCGCGCCTGTGGAGCCGGAGATTCGTACACCTGAGCCGACTCTGGCTAGCGAGACCGCGCATTCTAACAGCGAAGAAGATCCTGCAAAGCCGACGCCTTTCCAGCAGACGAAAGTGGAGGAAGAGCAAGCGGTTCGAGGAAAAGCCTCTGAGCTGAGTGAAGCTGAACGTTCCGTGTTGTTGCAAGCAATTCCTCAGCTTTTCAATAAAAAAGCACAAAAGCCAGCTCCAGCAGCCAAAGCGGAGGAGCCTGTGTACGAAGAAGAAGAGTATGAACTGGTCATGCCGAAGAGTCAGCCTGAACAGGAAGAGATGATTCTGGAAGAAGAAGAGCAAGCGTATTTGGTCATCGAAACGGAAGACGATGCGCTGGATGAACTGGAGCGAATTTCTAACACATTAGTCCGACTCCGTCAGCAAATCAAGCGCAGCTACTTGCCGGGCATTCCGGATCAATTGAAATACATGTTTGAAGAAGTCGTGCAAACGTTGGGCCGCGTGCAAATGATCATGGAACAGTACCGCTATGATCTGGAAGAGGTGGCCATGTTGATCCAGGACGCGAGTGATTTGGTCGGCGAAACAGAGCGGATGGCAGAACGGATTATCACAACTTGTCAGATGGCAGAGGGTGCCATTCAGTATACAAACCGTTATCGTCGCCAAAATCGCCAGGTCAATGATTTGTTGACGAAGGCAGAGATATCATTTCGACAACTGGCTTTCGCAGAAGCCTACCAGCTTGCGGAGGAGGCACGTCTGGTAATCGAAGGCGCACCAACCGAAGATGACAACGGTTGGCTTCTCCGTCGTAAGAAAAAGGGATGA
- the refZ gene encoding forespore capture DNA-binding protein RefZ: MDQTKMRILSAAAKLFDVHGYKGTSVRQIASVAQVNSALISYHFEGKQGVLETLIASYFETLFRLLEELENEQENIPAYQRLEQVVQLYLQFQCEHAPITRLIHRELSVESMLAREVMTLYMSRWKHGLSRVIEGGVVSGEFLPVSIDRTVLAMTSQMIYPFLQPQMVRQVYDLEPSSEDFVQWLQTSIMCYLRGSLLPA, encoded by the coding sequence ATGGATCAGACGAAAATGCGTATTTTATCCGCAGCAGCGAAGCTTTTTGATGTTCATGGCTACAAAGGAACCTCCGTAAGACAAATTGCCTCTGTTGCTCAAGTAAATTCCGCGCTGATTTCCTATCACTTTGAAGGGAAGCAAGGAGTCCTGGAGACGCTGATTGCTTCCTACTTTGAGACGTTGTTTCGCCTTTTGGAAGAACTGGAAAACGAGCAGGAAAACATCCCTGCCTATCAACGATTGGAACAAGTTGTGCAGCTGTATTTGCAATTTCAATGTGAGCATGCGCCTATCACACGTTTGATTCACCGTGAGCTGAGCGTAGAATCCATGCTTGCACGTGAAGTGATGACACTGTATATGAGCCGATGGAAGCACGGGCTTTCGCGTGTGATCGAGGGCGGTGTCGTCTCGGGTGAGTTTTTGCCCGTCTCTATTGATCGTACAGTACTGGCTATGACGAGCCAGATGATATATCCATTTTTGCAACCACAAATGGTTCGCCAGGTCTATGATCTGGAGCCATCTTCCGAGGATTTCGTCCAATGGCTGCAAACCTCGATTATGTGTTATCTGCGAGGTTCTTTGCTGCCCGCTTAG